gagaggagagggggagatagagagagagaaactcctgtggcactgtttcactactcatgtagcatctcccctacaggtggggacttgggacttgaacctaggtccttgcacatggtaacatgcagtcaactgggttcaccactgcctggccctcttgtCACATATATCTTTATGTCCCAGGTGTCACATGCATCTTAATGTTGCAGACATGCTACATAATTCTGACACCTACTGAGCctcgtttgatttttttttcttcaagctaCACTTGTACTGTAAGAGAACAACCAGTATCTCCCAAGTGCCTCCTACTTGCAGAGCCTTTTATAACCATCAGCTCCTTGGATCTGTCCACAGTTCTGCAGGATGTAAAGATTGATGTGTTTGggtactaggaaaaaaaaaaaaaagaagagttctcCTTTAAAAAGCAAGGgtagaggagtcgggcggtagcacagtgggttaagcgcaggtggcacaaaggatcccggtttgagtcctggttccccacctgcaggggagtcacctcacaagcagtgaagcaggtctgcaggtgtctatatttctctcctcctctctgtcttcccctcctctctccatttctctctgtcctatccaacaacgatgacatcaataacaacaacaataataactacaatacaacaacaagggcaacaaaagagaatatataaataaataaatatttttaaaaaagaagcttggttaagcgcacacatcacagtgtgcaaagacccaggttcaagcttctgctccccacttgcagaggggaaagcttcacaagcagtggggtaGTGCtgtatctctcttactctttatctacccttccctctcaatttctctgtctctacccactaaataaatatattttttaaatattttatttatttttgagagagatacagagagagacacacacacagagaaacaccaaagcactactctgctctggcttgtggtggtgcggggggattgaacctgagacttcgcagcctcaggcatgacagtctgtttgcataaccattatgctatctacccctgccctaaataaatatttttaaaaacatatgggTATGGTGGAAAGTTCAAACTCTGCATAAGGGCATCAGCTGGAAAGGAAGGCCTCTCTCTGCCACCCACCCCAGCTAGCTCCCCAAAGGTGACCTGTCCACCAGCATGCCCCTCGTTGAGTGTTCTGAGCATCATGAAACCCACTGATGTATGTGCACATGTATATATTCATCTCTGCTCCCCCACACAAGGGAACGTCTGTGCATCTTctgtattttgcttttttttttttttttctgggaaatgTAACCAAAAGATCCTCACTTTACAGCCCTTGCAGATTCACCAGTTAAGTGGTGTGACTCCCAGCATGGAGAGGAGCAAAACAAGGCTTAGGGAACACTGAGCTGGTTGCCTCAGCTCCCACAGCTTCTCAGGGTCAAGCTGGGACTAGAGTCCAGCCAAATCATGGTGCTGTCTAGTGCTGTGGAACGAGGGCTGAGTCCGGCTCTTTGCTTACTGACAAGCAGGGCAGCCGTGAACGTTGTGCCTTGGGCTCTCTGGGGCGGTCTCCTCTTCTGGAACACGGGCCGCATTAGCTGTTGGGGAAAGTGGCCGTGTGACAGTGCATATCAAGTGCTCAGCCCAGAGTGGAGGCCTCcgagtgtgtgttggggggcaggCAGGCGAGGATGGGGTGCTGACTGCTACTGGCACCCTaacgccccccacccccgcagattGGCCAGGCCATCGAGGAAGTCAGCAGCAACAACCAGGAGCTGCTGCGCAAGTACCGCAGGGAGCTGCAGCTGCGCAAGAAGTGCCACAACGAGCTGGTGCGGCTAAAAGGTGACCACTGGCTGGGCCAGGCTGCCTGGCGTGGGGCTCCCCAGCCTGGTCTGCAGGGGCTCTTGGGTTTCACCCCTCCTGAGAGCTGAGCCTTGCCCAGAGGGGCTATTACAGCCCTCCCCATAGATTAGGGTTGGGGCTCAGAGAAACTGGGGAGCTCTCTCAGGGGTTCATGGCTAGTTAAGAGGCTGCCTGGCCTGTGACCTTGGGATGTGGTGTTGGAGCTCTGGCCGGTAGGCAGCTGGGAAGCACGTTCTCTGACCCAGGGCATGGTGAAGTGTAAAGCTGTCCCTATCCGTGAGGGGGTGCCTGCCCTGTGCCAGGTGCTGCTCAGACACTGAGATCTGGTGGCCATACTGCCCGCACGGGCTCACTACACACCTGGAAGTGGACAGTGAACCACCCAGAGAACCTCAGCAGTGGTGGATGAAGAGAGACTCCCACTAGAGGACTTGAAGCCAGGGGGTTGACCTGAGCAGATCCAGCTGCCTGCTCTGGCCCCTGGGCTGCCCTATGGGCTGTGTCCCTACAGGTTTCCAGCTCTGATTCCCAAGCCCTTGGCATTTTTGGTGTCCCTTTGGAGCCATAGAACAAGTCCCCTGGCTTCCTAGGACCCGAACTCCTTGTGGGAGTTGGGGATGGCACCTACCCAGCCTGCAGTTTCTGCAAAGCCCTGGACTTGTCCTTGCTTCACTGTCCCCAAGGGGAAGTATCCATTCTCCTGGGCTGCTGGGGAGAAAATGCACTGAGTGACCCGTGAGTGACTGACAGCAGCTCTGCGGACCACTTGGCCCTGAGGGAGCCTTACTCAGAAGGTGGGGGGCTCCTGAGCTACCAGGGACACCCCACAGACGCAGTCTGGTCCTTACCACtcaccccttctcttctctctcacccaatcCAGGAAACATCCGGGTGATCGCACGGGTCCGGCCAGTCACCAAAGAAGATGGGGAAGGACCTGAGGCCACCAATGCTGTGACCTTCGATCCGGATGATGACTCTGTCATCCACCTGCTGCACAAAGGCAAGCCAGTGTCCTTTGAGCTGGACAAGGTCTTCTCCCCGCGGGCCTCACAGCAGGACGTGAGTGTGGCCAAAGGCTGGTGTGTGGGCTAGAGAGCAGCAGTGTGTGCGGGCGGGGAGACTCACAGGGAGAGAGCACATGTGAGGGGAGCCAGGATGGAGAAACCTGGGGTCCAGTTTCTAAGAGAagaggatggaaaacatactgAGAGCCAGGagagccactagggaaagataaaaacaggctgggagtattgatcgacctcccaacacccatgtccagtgcagaagcaattacagaaaccagaccttctgcaccccagaaagaattttggtccattatccccagaggggtaaatgttaagggaagatgaccagagggctctgaactccaataccatcaggactcagagagagaagaggcaggggAGAAAAGAATCTACTtgtgaaagctgataaattagaaaGCTATTACCTTGACTTTAATAAACATAGATTtatctacaaaaagaaaaaagaaccaggAGAAATCCTTGCACAGCCCTGCCCACTTACCAGGCCCCACCCTGCAGGTATTCCCACCCAAGCCCCTTCCACTCATATAGCTCCACCCATCCTTAGGACTTGGGCCTTGGAGGAGgttcctcctctatgtctcctggTCTTCCTAGCGACTCCTCTGCTGCCCCCAGTCCCAGCATGATGCTGTTGGCCTGTGAGTCCCTTGGTCTGAGCCACCCAGATAGGCCTGTCTTCTAAGTGAGCCAgcccctcttctttcctctctgccaAGGCCACCAGATAGGCCTGTCTTGACTGCGTGCTCCTAAGTCCATgtctggtttcagctctgcctctgCCCTTTGTCCACTGTCGGATGGACAGGGCCATAAGATGCTGCATCCTACTGACTCTGCTCTCATTCGCTGAGCTCtcctgggggaggtggggagggggtcctcAAGCCCCAGGGGACAGTGTCTGCAGTTGATGAGAGAGGCTTTTCAGTTTTTGGCCAGTCAGGTTGGCACAGATTTCTAGTGTAAGAGATTTATAGGAtctggagatggctcacccagtagagtgcatatcttAAACATGTAaaaaagacccgggtttgagctgtgagccaccacatgggagcaccccgcacaggggcagcttcatgagcagtggagcggtgctgtggtatctctcctctctattctacttctgtatctgtctctcatcctcatcTTAAACAAAAAagtgtgagtcgggcggtagcacagcaggttaagcgcacgtggcgtgaagtgcaaggactggtggaaggatccccgttcaagccctggctccccacctgcaggggagtcacttcacaggcagtgaagcaggtctacaggtgtctttctctccccctctctgtcttgccctcctctctccatttctctctgtcctatccaacaatgacaacatcaataacaataaaaaacaacaagggcaacaaaagggaaaataaataataaaaaagatttaaaaataagtctgcaggtagagcacatgttactatgcatgaggacttgggtttaagccacCAGTTCCCACTGTCACTGGGGAAACTTCTTAAGTGGTagaatagtactgcaggtgtctctcctgtctgctctctcctctcttgcAGACTCCAAGGCTCTGCCAGCCTGCCggtcccttctctccccatgttTCTTCCTGTCTTTATCAGAAAAGAGAGGAAATAGAGGTGGCTGTTGGGAGTGtgggagtcattgtgcaggcacagagctccagctccagcagtaactttggtggcaaagaaaaaaaaaaagagtcttctaGGAACAGTGGTGTTAGGTGTGGACATAaagccccagtgagaactctggcagcaaaaacaaacagaaaaaccctTGTTAGTCACAAACTTGTGCTTATTATGGCAGTGATGAAGGAGCCGCCGGGGGAGGTTGCTGGACTTGGAGCAGGTTGGGGGCCGCCATCACCCCCatctcacaccccctcccctgcccacagGTGTTCCAAGAGGTGCAGGCGCTGATCACCTCCTGCATCGATGGCTTCAATGTCTGCATCTTTGCCTATGGCCAGACGGGCGCTGGCAAGACGTACACGATGGAGGTGGGTCCTGCtgggtggagcaggggctctagcCAGAAAGAGCCACCCCCTTTGCCACTGCTGGTAGGGACTCCTGCCACTGGGCTTGGGACTTGGCCTCATTTGTTCTTCACAACCATCCCCAGAGTGGAGCTGAGAGTTACTTGTGCTGATCCCAGGGGCCAGGTCTGAGGAGGGGCCATCGGCCCCAGTGCACCTGCTATGGCCCAGCAGGTGTGGGGAGCCCACTGACAGCAAActggcatggggtggggggtgggcagataCCCATTGGGCACCTACATGGCCTGCCCTTCCTGGTGGACAGAGGCCAGCCTTACGGGGTTCGTGTCTACCGCCAGGGGACCTCCGAAAACCCAGGCATCAACCAGCGGGCTCTGCAGCTGCTCTTCTCCGAGGTGCAGGAGAAGTCGTCTGACTGGGAGTACACCATCACCGTCAGTGCGGCTGAGATCTACAACGAGCTTCTCAGGTGAGAGTCTGGGCATTTGGGCTTCACTCAGGGCTGGAGGGATGGAGTGTGCTCTCCCTGGAGGGACAGGGCCTGTGGCCCTGAGGCATCTTCCTTGACAGGCCTAGGGGCTCTGCCAGCTCCAAGCCACTCCCAAAAATAGGTCGCAAGGAAGAAAACTCTtctgagcacccccccccccgcccacactGAGGCCTCCTCCTCACAGGCAGCAGTATTGTGATGGGTGAGGGGTTCCATGTGGCACGAGGGCAGGAACTGTGCCAGCACAGGTCATAGCAGAACAGTGGGTCTCAGCCTTCAATGGACTGACTGCTGGAAGGTGGGGTGAAGGGGTGATTCTGGAAGGGGAGATGGGTCTGGAGAACATGGCAACCTGAGAGGCAGGGAGGAATGACCGCCGGCCTGCCCCTCCAGGGACCTGCTGGGCCAGGAGCCCCAGGAGAAACTGGAGATCCGGCTGTGCCCTGATGGCAGCGGGCAGCTATACGTGCCGGGACTGACTGAGTTCCGGGTGCAGAGCGTGGAGGACATCAACAAGGTGCTGGGCAGAGGGGTCCGGGCAGGGCAAAGTGGGAGCCCCCAGCACTGAGCAGAGCTGCTATGGGAGCCATCCAGCTGGGCTGGGCTGCAGGCTGGGTCTTGGTCTCCTCAAGTGTCTGAGCCTCAAAGGCAAAGGGTGGCCCTGTTCCTTAGAGTGCTGGGCTGGCGGGAAGAAACTTGCGCTTAATGCTCCCTCCCTCCACTAGGTGTTTGAGTTTGGCCACACCAACCGCACCACGGAGTTCACCAACCTGAACGAGCACAGTTCCCGCTCGCACGCACTACTCATCGTGACGGTGCGCGGCATGGACTGCAGCACGGGGCTGCGCACCACAGGTGAGCGCCAGCAGCCAGCTGATCaggacacctccccccccccgcctcccctgGCCACCTTAACCACCTGTACCCCACAGGAAAGCTGAACCTGGTGGACCTGGCAGGCTCGGAGCGTGTGGGCAAGTCGGGTGCTGAGGGTAGCCGCCTGCGGGAGGCACAGCACATCAACAAGTCGTTGTCGGCCCTGGGGGACGTCATTGCTGCCCTGCGCTCCCGCCAGGGCCATGTGCCCTTCCGCAACTCCAAGCTCACCTACCTGCTGCAGGACTCACTCAGCGGGGACAGCAAGACCCTCATGGTGGTACAGGTAAGGCTGGGCAGACAAGGAGGCAGCCCTGGGTGTGCAGCCCGGGCTGTAGGGTTGGTGTGAGCGCTTCTGTCCCCCAGGTGTCCCCGGTGGAGAAGAACACCAGTGAGACGCTCTACTCCCTCAAGTTTGCCGAGAGGGTGCGCTCtgtggagctgggccctgggaccCGCAGGGCAGAGCTGGGGTCCTGGTCCAGCCAGGAGCATTTGGAGGTAGGGGGCTGCCGTGATCCAGTGAGTGGCTCTGGCTCAGCAGGGAAGGGCTGGGGAGCATAACAGGTTTTGAACCCAAAGCTGGTAGCCTCTTTagtgccacaggcatgaaagcctgttacACTACTGCTGGCATTACATCCCTGGCACTAGTTCCAGTATTTCTTCTGGGGCTCAGAGGTAGCTAAGGAGccatcaggtgtgtgtgtgtgtgtgtgtgtgtgtgtgtgtgtgttgggaggggtgctggggtgctTGGCCGGCTGTACACAGGTGCTGGGCAGGACTTTCCATTGAATTCTTACAACAGTTTAGGCAGGATTATCACATCCGTTTGTGCTAATGGAGCAGTTTCAGGAggctgggaggggagggaagtcTGGGGCAGTAACCCATGGCCCCAGTCCACCGGCCCTTCTTGCCCACCCACAGTGGGAATCAGCTTCCCAGACACCGCAGTCCTCAGCACGCGCACACTCAGCCCCTGGCTCTGGGCCCTCAAGCCGCCCTGGCTCCATGAGGAGGAAGATGCACCCTTCTGGTGAGCCTTGGGGAGTGGGAGGCAGGTCACTGAGCTGTCCTGGCCAGGCCACAGGGGTCGTCttcaggagctttttttttttttttaatcagcctTGCCCCTGGAATTTGGTCCTGGCAGACAGTGCTGTGGCCACTTTTAGACAGGGAAATGCAGCCCCTTGGAGGGGGCAGCTCCTAGTGGGGCTGCTAACTGGAGGCCTGGGTCTGATTTTCTGAGGCCAGGTCACAGCACATACCTCCAAAGCAAGCTGGGTGGATAGGCAGGTAGGTGGTGGGGAGAGCGAGGGGGGTAAGTCCAAACACACACTGGAACCCAGGACTTAGACCTCCACTTGGTCCCATTCACACAAAGGCCTAACAAGCCCTTGAGTCCAAAATGGGGAGAATCCtggtttgggtgtgtgtgtgggggggttcccAACTCAAGGCAAGCCCCGCAGTAAGATTCCTGTCACTTTAATTTCAGCCTGACGGCTGGGGCTGCTGAGGCTTCAGGTGAGTGTGGGGCCTGGGACGCAGGGCTACCTGCCTGCCCGCCCACCTGCCCACCCGCCTTGGGTTGCAGGGCTGTGCAGGGGCGCTCGGCTGCCCAGGGCTGGGGCTGTCCTTCGCTGCCCGCTGTCTGTGTGCTTCTGCTGTTCGCTGTTGCCCTGCCGCTCCCCTGACCACCAGGTGCTGacagccctccctccctttcctacAGGGAAGCCAAGGCCAAGGCCACTGCCCGTATGACAGGTGTGGCCACCCTGTCAGGCCAGGAGCCAGAGTCCCAAGACCGCAGTGTCCTGTTCCTGCTGAAGCACTCGGAGCCTGAGGGGTGGAGGCCGGCATGGAGGCTTCTCTCCTGCTTCATCTCCCCTCAGAGATGAGGAACATGTTGAGAAGGAAATGGTGTCTCTTGGGTGTGGCTCTGGGCACAGTGTGGGCTGGCAGGCCCGGGCTGTCCGAGTGGGCCCTCACTGGGTGGGTAGATGTGTGGGAGGGTGGCCCTCGCCTGGGCTGGCCCAGCTCTCCCCAGCCTGCAGAGCCTTCCCCATAGAGGGGGTTACCCAGGGGCCCCAGATGCACAGGAACCGAGGGACTGGGTGGGTTGGGGGCAACTGGGGCAGCCTCCACCCGCCCCAGGCATGTACATAGTATGCGAGGTGTACATAGGAGCGCCGCACTGTATTTATAGCCAGTGGGCGGGGACACTGCTGCTCCCCTCGACTGCCTGCTCCAGGCCCTCTCCTGCTCACTGGCCTCTtgccctttccttccctctgacATCCTATTTAAGAACTTTTGGAAGCTTAGCCATTTTTACTTATTcaaataaaagtctttttacaCAATCCTTGCCTGAAAGAGTTGGTTTAATCAGTACCTGGCCAGGCCACAGGGGACACAGGGTGACAGGCTGGCGGCTCCTCACAGCTGTCAGTCAGTCACCACAGCCTCCGGCTCCATCTGTTAAGTCCGATGATTGAGCGACCCAGGTGAAGTGCTGCTACTGATGTCTCCACAGAGGAGGAACTTGAGTTCCTTAAAGCTCTCCCCAAACTATGGCCCTGGCCCTTTAGGTGACCTGGCCACAGGTGAGCATCACCCTCCATGGGGTACCCCTAACAAGTGGGGAGGGGGTGCCTTCAAGCAGGGGCCCATTTTAGGGTGGTGACCATGAGGCTGTCCATCAGTGAGGACTTAGCAGGGAGGGGAAGCTAAGCTATTTGGAGCACTGGTCTGAGGAGGGGGAGCTGCCCTTCCAGTGCTATTCCCAGAGGCTTTCTGGGGGCCAAGGGTGGGTGATGGGTCCTAGCCAGCTCCAGCTCCATGGTGGCTGTAAGTGTGAGATTGGGCTGCTGGCACCCAACGGTGTACAAGCGTTGGCCAGCCTTGACAGCCATAAAGTAGCTGGGAGTATGACCTGGGAGGTGACATAGTGGATAAAGGGCTGGATTCTCAAGCTTgatgtcctaagtttgatccccagcatcacgtgGCAGAGTGACACTTTAGTTCTCTGTCACTCCACTCTCATAAACAAGACAGCTGAAAGTATGACTGGTGTGGCCGGCCATACTCCAGACACCCTCTGACCTTTCCAGGGGTGTGGCCTCCTCCCCCTGAGCTGGCCCTCTGCCTGCTGCCCCCTGCTGGCTGCACAGGGGCTTGGAGGGCAGTGACCTGGGAGAGGATGTACCTCGCAGCAAGGAAACGAGAAGATAGTTACAAATTTAATAAAATCCACCTTATAAATTACAGCAGTAGCCCTAGGGATCGGCCTGCTGCCCCCCCAGAAGCAAGAGCTAGGCAAAGCCAGGTAGCCACTGCTGGAGAGAAGTGGTCTGAGAGTCCAGGGCTGTGGTGGTGGCCAGTGGGCCAGTGCCACTGCTTCCAGGATGGCCACTGGGCAGTAGTGGGGGCAGGCAGAGGCTCCCAGGCCCACAGGCCCACACACATCAGGAATGGAGGTTGAGGCTAGGCCCCAGCCAGCTGGGCTCCTCAGTCCAGACTGGCCATGAGCAGGTGCAGTTCACGGAAGGCACTGCCATGGCGGCCGCTCAGGCCTGACTTGCTCTTGACCAGACTGCTGATGCCTTTGAGCTGCTTGTAGCACAGCCGACACTTGTGTAACCTGTGGGCAGAGGGCAGCCCTTGAATGGCCATCTCAAGGTCCCACTCTGCCCCAGGGCCTGCTAGCCTAGTGCCTCACTTCCGGCTCAGGGCAGAGCCAGGTCAGGGGGATCTGGGGCTCAGCTGCAGGAACAAGCCCTTCTCCATCATGCAGGAGACTGGTGCCCCAGGCCTGTGCCTCCACCCGATGGCACCCCCAGCCACACACTGCCAGCTGgccccctcacctctcctcccgACTGATGTCCACACCCACGGAGGGGGGGGCCGCCAGGATGTCTGTGATCAGGGGCAGAAACCGCTGCAGGATCAGCTTCAGGGAAGTGCAGCCTGTCTGGACGTAGCTTCAGGGGCAGATGGACGAGTGGAGGAGTCACAGACAGAATAACAGACAGAGCGAGGGCCACACAGGTAGAGGGGACAGCGATGCCACCCAGTCACCTCTGGTGGCAGCAGCCCTGGGGCTTTTCCCCGCTCTTGTGCTGAGCCCACCTTGCCACACACCTACCTCTCGTACTTGCTCTGCAGAAGTTTCTCGATCTGCGGCAGGACTGTGGTGCACAGATCCAGCTTCCACAGGG
The DNA window shown above is from Erinaceus europaeus chromosome 2, mEriEur2.1, whole genome shotgun sequence and carries:
- the KIFC3 gene encoding kinesin-like protein KIFC3 isoform X9; the encoded protein is MVPSRRTWNLGATPSLRGLWRVGRAGEPELGMARPAPAGPAARPFPHTGPGRLRTGNLRTPKAFLAWKTLGRGKDTPASGDEDASARGAARPALAQCRALSVDWAGPGSPHRLYLTVQVENLKEKLISQAQEVSRLRSELGGTDLEKHRDLLMVENERLRQEMRRCEAELQELRAKPGAACPGCEHSQESAQLRDKLSQLQLEVVENKGLLSELNLEVQQKTDRLAEVELRLKDCLAEKAQEEERLSRRLRDSHETIASLRAQSPPIKYVIKTVEVESSKTKQVLSETQTRNQHLQEQVAMQRQVLKEMEQQLQSSHQLTAQLRAQIAMYESELERAHGQMLEEMQSLEEDKNRAIEEAFARAQVEMKAVHENLAGVRTNLLTLQPALRTLTSDYNGLKRQVRSFPLMLQEALKSVKAEIGQAIEEVSSNNQELLRKYRRELQLRKKCHNELVRLKGNIRVIARVRPVTKEDGEGPEATNAVTFDPDDDSVIHLLHKGKPVSFELDKVFSPRASQQDVFQEVQALITSCIDGFNVCIFAYGQTGAGKTYTMEGTSENPGINQRALQLLFSEVQEKSSDWEYTITVSAAEIYNELLRDLLGQEPQEKLEIRLCPDGSGQLYVPGLTEFRVQSVEDINKVFEFGHTNRTTEFTNLNEHSSRSHALLIVTVRGMDCSTGLRTTGKLNLVDLAGSERVGKSGAEGSRLREAQHINKSLSALGDVIAALRSRQGHVPFRNSKLTYLLQDSLSGDSKTLMVVQVSPVEKNTSETLYSLKFAERVRSVELGPGTRRAELGSWSSQEHLEWESASQTPQSSARAHSAPGSGPSSRPGSMRRKMHPSGKPRPRPLPV
- the KIFC3 gene encoding kinesin-like protein KIFC3 isoform X12 encodes the protein MNVEQTGGRLFGSGRCSSLSGGPPMRTASVVHRMVEAMSQLQDEKARLQEELLALRERLTLRDSDQQATSTHLQNQSLSWPLRGTLRPPPMPPTCLPPLATQAQGMKVENLKEKLISQAQEVSRLRSELGGTDLEKHRDLLMVENERLRQEMRRCEAELQELRAKPGAACPGCEHSQESAQLRDKLSQLQLEVVENKGLLSELNLEVQQKTDRLAEVELRLKDCLAEKAQEEERLSRRLRDSHETIASLRAQSPPIKYVIKTVEVESSKTKQVLSETQTRNQHLQEQVAMQRQVLKEMEQQLQSSHQLTAQLRAQIAMYESELERAHGQMLEEMQSLEEDKNRAIEEAFARAQVEMKAVHENLAGVRTNLLTLQPALRTLTSDYNGLKRQVRSFPLMLQEALKSVKAEIGQAIEEVSSNNQELLRKYRRELQLRKKCHNELVRLKGNIRVIARVRPVTKEDGEGPEATNAVTFDPDDDSVIHLLHKGKPVSFELDKVFSPRASQQDVFQEVQALITSCIDGFNVCIFAYGQTGAGKTYTMEGTSENPGINQRALQLLFSEVQEKSSDWEYTITVSAAEIYNELLRDLLGQEPQEKLEIRLCPDGSGQLYVPGLTEFRVQSVEDINKVFEFGHTNRTTEFTNLNEHSSRSHALLIVTVRGMDCSTGLRTTGKLNLVDLAGSERVGKSGAEGSRLREAQHINKSLSALGDVIAALRSRQGHVPFRNSKLTYLLQDSLSGDSKTLMVVQVSPVEKNTSETLYSLKFAERVRSVELGPGTRRAELGSWSSQEHLEWESASQTPQSSARAHSAPGSGPSSRPGSMRRKMHPSGKPRPRPLPV
- the KIFC3 gene encoding kinesin-like protein KIFC3 isoform X16, with protein sequence MRTASVVHRMVEAMSQLQDEKARLQEELLALRERLTLRDSDQQATSTHLQNQVENLKEKLISQAQEVSRLRSELGGTDLEKHRDLLMVENERLRQEMRRCEAELQELRAKPGAACPGCEHSQESAQLRDKLSQLQLEVVENKGLLSELNLEVQQKTDRLAEVELRLKDCLAEKAQEEERLSRRLRDSHETIASLRAQSPPIKYVIKTVEVESSKTKQVLSETQTRNQHLQEQVAMQRQVLKEMEQQLQSSHQLTAQLRAQIAMYESELERAHGQMLEEMQSLEEDKNRAIEEAFARAQVEMKAVHENLAGVRTNLLTLQPALRTLTSDYNGLKRQVRSFPLMLQEALKSVKAEIGQAIEEVSSNNQELLRKYRRELQLRKKCHNELVRLKGNIRVIARVRPVTKEDGEGPEATNAVTFDPDDDSVIHLLHKGKPVSFELDKVFSPRASQQDVFQEVQALITSCIDGFNVCIFAYGQTGAGKTYTMEGTSENPGINQRALQLLFSEVQEKSSDWEYTITVSAAEIYNELLRDLLGQEPQEKLEIRLCPDGSGQLYVPGLTEFRVQSVEDINKVFEFGHTNRTTEFTNLNEHSSRSHALLIVTVRGMDCSTGLRTTGKLNLVDLAGSERVGKSGAEGSRLREAQHINKSLSALGDVIAALRSRQGHVPFRNSKLTYLLQDSLSGDSKTLMVVQVSPVEKNTSETLYSLKFAERVRSVELGPGTRRAELGSWSSQEHLEWESASQTPQSSARAHSAPGSGPSSRPGSMRRKMHPSA
- the KIFC3 gene encoding kinesin-like protein KIFC3 isoform X10; the encoded protein is MRTASVVHRMVEAMSQLQDEKARLQEELLALRERLTLRDSDQQATSTHLQNQSLSWPLRGTLRPPPMPPTCLPPLATQAQGMKVENLKEKLISQAQEVSRLRSELGGTDLEKHRDLLMVENERLRQEMRRCEAELQELRAKPGAACPGCEHSQESAQLRDKLSQLQLEVVENKGLLSELNLEVQQKTDRLAEVELRLKDCLAEKAQEEERLSRRLRDSHETIASLRAQSPPIKYVIKTVEVESSKTKQVLSETQTRNQHLQEQVAMQRQVLKEMEQQLQSSHQLTAQLRAQIAMYESELERAHGQMLEEMQSLEEDKNRAIEEAFARAQVEMKAVHENLAGVRTNLLTLQPALRTLTSDYNGLKRQVRSFPLMLQEALKSVKAEIGQAIEEVSSNNQELLRKYRRELQLRKKCHNELVRLKGNIRVIARVRPVTKEDGEGPEATNAVTFDPDDDSVIHLLHKGKPVSFELDKVFSPRASQQDVFQEVQALITSCIDGFNVCIFAYGQTGAGKTYTMEGTSENPGINQRALQLLFSEVQEKSSDWEYTITVSAAEIYNELLRDLLGQEPQEKLEIRLCPDGSGQLYVPGLTEFRVQSVEDINKVFEFGHTNRTTEFTNLNEHSSRSHALLIVTVRGMDCSTGLRTTGKLNLVDLAGSERVGKSGAEGSRLREAQHINKSLSALGDVIAALRSRQGHVPFRNSKLTYLLQDSLSGDSKTLMVVQVSPVEKNTSETLYSLKFAERVRSVELGPGTRRAELGSWSSQEHLEWESASQTPQSSARAHSAPGSGPSSRPGSMRRKMHPSGKPRPRPLPV